A genomic region of Paralichthys olivaceus isolate ysfri-2021 chromosome 18, ASM2471397v2, whole genome shotgun sequence contains the following coding sequences:
- the ufc1 gene encoding ubiquitin-fold modifier-conjugating enzyme 1, translating to MADEATRRAVSQIPLLKTPAGPRDRALWPQRLKEEYQALIRFVEQNKAADNDWFRLESNPDGTRWTGTCWFIHELLRYEFRLEFDIPVTYPDTAPEVAVPELDGKTAKMYRGGRICLTDHFAPLWARNAPRFGLAHLMALGLGPWLAVEIPDLIGKGLVLHKERQREEAAE from the coding sequence ATGGCGGACGAAGCCACGCGCAGGGCCGTGTCTCAGATCCCGCTGCTGAAGACGCCGGCGGGGCCGCGGGACCGGGCTCTGTGGCCGCAGCGGCTGAAGGAGGAGTACCAGGCCCTGATCCGGTTCGTGGAGCAGAACAAGGCCGCGGACAACGACTGGTTCCGCCTCGAGTCCAACCCGGACGGGACGCGGTGGACCGGCACGTGCTGGTTCATCCACGAGCTGCTACGCTACGAGTTCCGGTTGGAGTTCGACATCCCGGTGACGTACCCCGACACCGCGCCCGAGGTGGCGGTACCCGAGCTGGACGGGAAGACGGCTAAGATGTACCGGGGCGGGAGGATCTGCCTCACCGACCACTTCGCGCCGCTCTGGGCCCGGAACGCGCCGCGCTTCGGGCTCGCGCACCTCATGGCGCTGGGACTCGGACCGTGGCTCGCGGTGGAAATACCGGATCTGATCGGTAAAGGGCTCGTGCTCCACAAGGAGCGGCAGCGCGAGGAGGCGGCGGAGTGA
- the ythdc1 gene encoding YTH domain-containing protein 1 isoform X2: MAADRREDKDGELNVLEDLLTEAPDQDDELYNPESERDVSDKKGTKRKSERSDSHDLKRLRPSSVHAPSRSSSNNKRAPGPSLSSSKKTPSSPRGRHTASTGYRHEYYEERKSRRVSREVTRSRGVEEARRRDAQRGLEGLSQKLRREERPPSPSPHEEDNQSEEEVAEEYGSEQGSGSSSPAGSHVEEEEDEEQEEDDEEEGMEEEDEEEEGEKDDEEEEEEYERRGGGEGNDYDTRSEAGDSRSASSVSFSDDGESARSGSASDASGSEKKQEKLSSSVRAVRKGMENPTSKLRYILREARFFLIKSNNHENVSLAKAKGVWSTLPVNEKKLNAAFRSARSVVLVFSVRESGKFQGFARLASESHHGGSPIHWVLPAGMNAKMLGGVFKIDWLCRRELPFTKTSHLSNPWNEHKPVKIGRDGQEIQPDIGAQLCALFPLDESVDVHQVARRVRHKRRTPSEPRPRGRPPQREPGRSFVLWKFNNLKFSWTVADHFKIKAKRTSVTGRTDRRGGVELFLVFEEVVRVGCERGVASGLNPMRGCDVFGGEASGLHPMRGYNLFGGGASGS; the protein is encoded by the exons ATGGCGGCCGACCGGCGCGAGGACAAAG ATGGAGAGCTGAATGTTCTAGAGGATCTTCTGACCGAGGCTCCAGATCAAGACGACGAGTTGTACAAtccagagagtgagagagacgtCAGTGACAAGAAAG GAACAAAGAGGAAGAGTGAACGCTCTGACAGTCATGACCTGAAGAGGCTCCGGCCCTCGTCAGTCCATGCCCCCTCCAGATCATCCTCCAATAATAAAAGAGCCCCAGGCCcgtctctttcctcctctaAGAAGACGCCATCCAGCCCCCGTGGCCGACACACCGCCAGCACCGGCTACCGACACGAATACTATGAGGAGCGAAAGAGTCGGCGAGTCTCCCGAGAGGTGACAAGGAGTCGAGGAGTAGAAGAAGCCAGACGCAGAGATGCTCAGAGAGGCCTGGAGGGTCTGAGCCAG AAACTGCGGCGTGAAGAGCGGCCTCCGAGCCCGTCACCCCATGAGGAGgacaaccaatcagaggaggaagtggcaGAAGAGTATGGCTCAGAGCAGGGGTCGGGAAGCTCCTCCCCTGCTGGCTCCCAcgtagaggaggaggaagacgaggagcaggaagaagatgatgaggaagagggcatggaggaagaggatgaggaggaagaaggagagaaggacgacgaggaagaagaggaggagtatGAGCGACGTGGCGGTGGCGAGGGTAACGACTATGATACTCGGAGCGAAGCTGGTGACTCACGCTCCGCCTCCTCTGTTAGTTTCTCTGACGATGGCGAGTCGGCTCGTTCAGGCTCCGCCTCAGATGCCTCAG gttcggagaaaaagcaggagaagttgTCGTCATCGGTCCGAGCTGTTCGCAAAGGGATGGAGA ATCCGACCAGTAAACTACGCTACATCCTGCGAGAAGCTCGCTTCTTCCTCATCAAGAGCAACAACCATGAAAACGTGTCGTTGGCAAAAGCTAAG GGCGTGTGGTCGACGCTGCCCGTGAATGAGAAGAAGTTGAATGCAGCGTTCCGCTCAGCTCGCAGCGTCGTCCTCGTCTTCTCCGTGAGGGAAAGTGGAAAATTCCAAG GTTTCGCTCGTTTGGCGTCAGAGTCTCATCATGGCGGATCTCCGATCCACTGGGTTCTTCCTGCCGGTATGAACGCCAAGATGCTGGGCGGAGTCTTCAAGATCGACTGGCTCTGCAG GAGAGAACTTCCATTCACGAAGACGTCTCATCTGTCGAACCCCTGGAACGAACACAAGCCTGTGAAGATTGGACGGGATGGACAG GAGATCCAACCAGACATCGGCGCTCAGCTCTGTGCCCTGTTCCCATTGGATGAGAGTGTGGACGTCCACCAGGTAGCTCGCCGCGTTCGCCACAAACGTAGGACGCCTTCGGAGCCACGGCCTCGAGGCCGGCCACCACAACGTGAACCGGGAAG gaGTTTCGTTCTTTGGAAGTTTAATAATCTAAAGTTTAGCTGGACTGTGGCTgaccatttcaaaataaaagcaaaaaggaCGAGCGTCACTGGCCGGACTGACAGAAGAGGGGGGGTAGAACTCTTTCTGGTCTTTGAGGAGGTGGTGCGGGTGGGGTGTGAGAGGGGCGTGGCCTCTGGACTGAATCCAATGAGAGGGTGTGATGTGTTTGGGGGCGAGGCCTCTGGACTGCATCCAATGAGAGGGTATAATTTATTTGGGGGCGGGGCTTCTGGCTCATAA
- the ythdc1 gene encoding YTH domain-containing protein 1 isoform X1: MAADRREDKDGELNVLEDLLTEAPDQDDELYNPESERDVSDKKGTKRKSERSDSHDLKRLRPSSVHAPSRSSSNNKRAPGPSLSSSKKTPSSPRGRHTASTGYRHEYYEERKSRRVSREVTRSRGVEEARRRDAQRGLEGLSQKLRREERPPSPSPHEEDNQSEEEVAEEYGSEQGSGSSSPAGSHVEEEEDEEQEEDDEEEGMEEEDEEEEGEKDDEEEEEEYERRGGGEGNDYDTRSEAGDSRSASSVSFSDDGESARSGSASDASGSEKKQEKLSSSVRAVRKGMENPTSKLRYILREARFFLIKSNNHENVSLAKAKGVWSTLPVNEKKLNAAFRSARSVVLVFSVRESGKFQGFARLASESHHGGSPIHWVLPAGMNAKMLGGVFKIDWLCRRELPFTKTSHLSNPWNEHKPVKIGRDGQEIQPDIGAQLCALFPLDESVDVHQVARRVRHKRRTPSEPRPRGRPPQREPGRRRPEEYDLHGRKRPRADGPPDFNQRAGFLQDLRNQQVDRRFSSVRRDVFLNGSYDYMRDYHHSVGPPAPWQTLAAYPGVEQPPPHHPPYYHHGHPPPPPHQAYHHHHPPLPPHEAPPPRFRDKQRAPQHRAFASSPHDYDMRVDDFLRRTQAVVSSRRERERQRERERGGPRRERERERPRERERERERDKERGRYRR, from the exons ATGGCGGCCGACCGGCGCGAGGACAAAG ATGGAGAGCTGAATGTTCTAGAGGATCTTCTGACCGAGGCTCCAGATCAAGACGACGAGTTGTACAAtccagagagtgagagagacgtCAGTGACAAGAAAG GAACAAAGAGGAAGAGTGAACGCTCTGACAGTCATGACCTGAAGAGGCTCCGGCCCTCGTCAGTCCATGCCCCCTCCAGATCATCCTCCAATAATAAAAGAGCCCCAGGCCcgtctctttcctcctctaAGAAGACGCCATCCAGCCCCCGTGGCCGACACACCGCCAGCACCGGCTACCGACACGAATACTATGAGGAGCGAAAGAGTCGGCGAGTCTCCCGAGAGGTGACAAGGAGTCGAGGAGTAGAAGAAGCCAGACGCAGAGATGCTCAGAGAGGCCTGGAGGGTCTGAGCCAG AAACTGCGGCGTGAAGAGCGGCCTCCGAGCCCGTCACCCCATGAGGAGgacaaccaatcagaggaggaagtggcaGAAGAGTATGGCTCAGAGCAGGGGTCGGGAAGCTCCTCCCCTGCTGGCTCCCAcgtagaggaggaggaagacgaggagcaggaagaagatgatgaggaagagggcatggaggaagaggatgaggaggaagaaggagagaaggacgacgaggaagaagaggaggagtatGAGCGACGTGGCGGTGGCGAGGGTAACGACTATGATACTCGGAGCGAAGCTGGTGACTCACGCTCCGCCTCCTCTGTTAGTTTCTCTGACGATGGCGAGTCGGCTCGTTCAGGCTCCGCCTCAGATGCCTCAG gttcggagaaaaagcaggagaagttgTCGTCATCGGTCCGAGCTGTTCGCAAAGGGATGGAGA ATCCGACCAGTAAACTACGCTACATCCTGCGAGAAGCTCGCTTCTTCCTCATCAAGAGCAACAACCATGAAAACGTGTCGTTGGCAAAAGCTAAG GGCGTGTGGTCGACGCTGCCCGTGAATGAGAAGAAGTTGAATGCAGCGTTCCGCTCAGCTCGCAGCGTCGTCCTCGTCTTCTCCGTGAGGGAAAGTGGAAAATTCCAAG GTTTCGCTCGTTTGGCGTCAGAGTCTCATCATGGCGGATCTCCGATCCACTGGGTTCTTCCTGCCGGTATGAACGCCAAGATGCTGGGCGGAGTCTTCAAGATCGACTGGCTCTGCAG GAGAGAACTTCCATTCACGAAGACGTCTCATCTGTCGAACCCCTGGAACGAACACAAGCCTGTGAAGATTGGACGGGATGGACAG GAGATCCAACCAGACATCGGCGCTCAGCTCTGTGCCCTGTTCCCATTGGATGAGAGTGTGGACGTCCACCAGGTAGCTCGCCGCGTTCGCCACAAACGTAGGACGCCTTCGGAGCCACGGCCTCGAGGCCGGCCACCACAACGTGAACCGGGAAG GCGTCGACCTGAAGAGTACGACCTCCACGGCAGGAAGAGGCCACGAGCTGACGGTCCACCTGACTTCAACCAGCGAGCAG ggtTCCTCCAGGACCTTCGTAATCAGCAGGTGGACAG ACGTTTCTCCAGCGTAAGGCGAGACGTTTTTCTCAATGGG tcATACGACTACATGAGAGATTATCACCACAGCGTCGGACCTCCTGCTCCGTGGCAAACTCTG GCGGCGTACCCAGGTGTAGAGCAACCACCGCCCCATCATCCCCCCTACTACCACCACGGCCACCCCCCTCCGCCCCCTCACCAGGCCTATCACCACCATCACCCACCTCTGCCGCCACACGAGGCTCCACCCCCCCGCTTCAGAGATAAGCAGAGGGCGCCGCAGCACCGTGCCTTCGCCTCCAGCCCG CATGACTATGACATGCGTGTGGACGACTTCCTGCGGCGGACACAGGCGGTGGTGAGCAGCCGGCGGGAGCGAGAGCGGCAGCGTGAGCGAGAGCGTGGCGGACCTCGacgtgagagagaaagagagcgaccaagggaaagagaaagagagagagagagggacaaagagagagggCGGTACCGCAGGTga